GCGGTCTGGCCGAGCACCTGGGAGCCGAAGGAGAATCCACCGACCCAGCCCTGCGCCGCGCTGATGCTCTGGTCGACGCGCCGGAACTGCGAGTTGCTGCCGAAGTTGGCGGTCGTGCCGCCGGAGCCGGCGACCCCGTCGAACTGGTAGGTGCCGACCGGATGCTCACCCCGGAACGTCCACACCCAGCGGTCCCGCTTGGGCATCGTGAACCGCGCCTCCTGCCAGGTCGTGCCGGTCGTGTTGGTCGCACGACGGAGCCGGATTCCATCGGGGACGGCGCTCACCTTGCCGTTGTTCAGCAGGCCGTCGATCATCTGGGACGGAAGCTGCGCCACGGTGAATGCGTCGGGCCCGGTCACGGTGTTGCGGAGCACGTCGGGGGTGCGCAGGCCGTGGTAGTAGTTCTTCCAGCCCTCGCGGCCGCGGCCGACGAGGACCCATCCGCCACCGCTGGTGGTCATGTCGCAGTAGAACTGCTCGGGCGCCTTCAGTGCGGGCGTGAGCAGCCAGTACACGCCGTCGGGAGACGCGGGAACGTTCTGCTTCACCTCCCAGCACGAGCCGGCCGCGGTGCGCTGACTCAGCCCGTCGGGCGTCGGCTCGGCCGCCGCCGCGGGTGACGGGGGCGAGCCGGTGAACATCAGCAGGGATGCCGCCATCGCGGCGGTGGCCATGAGAGCGATCGTCGTTCGTGCTCCGAGTCGGCTTCGGGGCGAGGTGTGGGTGTTCATCATGGTTTCCTTGCTCATTCGGGACATGAGGCGCCATCGGGGATCTCGTGGGTCGAGATTCTCCAGACGTCGTCCGTGAAGACGGCGCCATAGAGGTGCAGCACCGGGTGTCCGGGCTGGTAGAGCTGATCGCCGACGGACTTGCCGGCGCTGTCGAGGACGTCGAGTCCGCTCGTGTCGACGCAGACTTCGAGGAGGGCGGTCGGAGGGTCGGAGGTGAGGTCCATGGAACGGACGGCGACGCTGGTGACCTCGGCGGCGCCGACCTGGGTGTAGCCGAGCTGCTTCCGCTCGACGGCGAGCGCCTCGAGTTCACCGCGGACGAAGCCCGTCGCGATCGCGTCGATCCCCTCGGTGCCGCCGTCGGCGCGCTGCAGGATCTCGTTGCCCGCGGCCACGAGGTCCTCGACCGCCACCGTGGCGGCGACCGTCGCGGTCTCCTCATCGCCGAGAGGGGCCGGCTCGGGAGTCGCGACGGAGAGCGGCGGCGGCGGCGGTTCCTCCGTGGGCTCGACGGTCGATTGCGCCGAGGTGTCGACCGGTGGTTGAGTCAGGTTCGCGGAGAGGGCGATCACCCCGGCGATCACCGCGCCGCCCGCGACGAGGGCCGCGCCGATGATCCAGCGCGTACGACGCGAACGCGGGTTCTCGGGCCGAAGCTCGTCTTCGGGACCGAGCTCGTCTTCGGGACCGAGGTCGTCTTCGAGGCGTCGTGGGGTCATGGCGTGCTCCCAAGGGGGTCGACGGCCCCGGAGCGGGCCGCGTACTGGAGCATGAAGTCGTCGACGGTCGAGCGGAGGCCGTCGCGCAGGGTGATCTCCGCGTTCCAGCCGAGGGCCGTCACGCGGGAGACGTCGAGCAGCTTGCGGGGCGTGCCGTCGGGCATCGTCGGGTCGAATTCGAGTCGGCCCTCGAAGCCGACCGCACCTGCGACGAGGCCGGCGAGCTCACGGATGGTGAGGTCGACGCCCGTGCCCACGTTGAGATGCGCGAGCGTTCCGCCGAGCACCTCGTCGAACTCGGACCGAGGTCGTTCCATGACGTGCACGCTCGCTCGGGCGAGGTCGTCGACGTGCAGGAACTCCCGCCGCGGCTCGCCCGTGCCCCAGATGACGACTTCGGGGGCGCCGGTCTCGCGCGCCTCGTGGAAGCGGCGGATGAGTCCCGGGATGACATGGCTCCGCGTGGGGTGGTAGTTGTCGCCCGGGCCGTAGAGGTTGGTCGGCATGATGGCCCGGTAGTCGCGGCCGAACTGCGTGCGGAGGCTCGCGCAGAGCGTGATCCCGGCGATCTTCGCGACCGCGTAGGGCTCGTTCGTCGGCTCGAGAGGACCCGTGAGCAGCGCCTCCTCGACCATCGGCTGGGTGGCGAACTTGGGGTAGATGCACGATGAACCGAGGAAGAGGAGTCGATCGACGTCGCGGGCGTGAGCCGCCCAGATCACATTGGCCTCGATCATCAGGTTCTCGTAGACGAAGTCCGCGGGCAGCATGCTGTTCGCGTAGATGCCGCCCACCTTCGCCGCGGCCAGGACGACCTGGTCGATGTGCTCGCTCGCGAAGAATCGCCGGACCTGGGCCTGGTCGGTGAGGTCGAGTTCGGCGCGGGTGCGCGTGACGATCTCGGCGTAGCCCAGCGAACGGAGGCGCCGCTCGATCGCCGAGCCCACCATTCCACGGTGCCCGGCGACGAAGATTCGGAGGTCGGTGGGGTGCATGCTCATCCCTCCGCCGTGACCAGCGTGGGGTAGCCGAGCGACTTCAGCAGCGCGGTCTGCTTGGCGACGTCGAGATCGGCGGCGACCATCTCGGCGCAGAGCTCACGGACACCGATCTCGGGCATCCAGCCCAGCTCGAGCTTCGCCTTCGTCGCATCGCCGAGCAGGGTCTCCACCTCGGCGGGCCGGAAGTACCGGGGGTCCACCCGCACGATGACGTCGCCGGGCGCCACACCCGGTGCGTCGTCGCCGATGACCTCGTCGACCACGCCGACCTCGCCGAGTCCCGAGCCCTCGAACCGCAGGGTGACCCCCACCTCCTCGGCGGCCCACCGCACGAACTGGCGGACCGAGTGCTGGATGCCCGTCGCGATGACGAAGTCCTTGGG
This DNA window, taken from Agromyces sp. 3263, encodes the following:
- a CDS encoding GDP-L-fucose synthase, which codes for MHPTDLRIFVAGHRGMVGSAIERRLRSLGYAEIVTRTRAELDLTDQAQVRRFFASEHIDQVVLAAAKVGGIYANSMLPADFVYENLMIEANVIWAAHARDVDRLLFLGSSCIYPKFATQPMVEEALLTGPLEPTNEPYAVAKIAGITLCASLRTQFGRDYRAIMPTNLYGPGDNYHPTRSHVIPGLIRRFHEARETGAPEVVIWGTGEPRREFLHVDDLARASVHVMERPRSEFDEVLGGTLAHLNVGTGVDLTIRELAGLVAGAVGFEGRLEFDPTMPDGTPRKLLDVSRVTALGWNAEITLRDGLRSTVDDFMLQYAARSGAVDPLGSTP